One Archangium violaceum genomic window, AGACTCCTCAGCCCGTAGTTGTGAGCGCTCGTCAGGCGGGGAATCACCTCACGGCCCAGCCGCGCGCTGCGCAGCACCACCCGCTCTCCCTCCACCCGGAGGCGGAGATCGGCCAGCGGGAGCTGTGACTCGCGCGGCGCGCCCGAGTTCCCCAGGAAGGCAATCTCCTGCTGGCGGAGCACCGGCCGGCACAGGAGGTTGCCGATCCGCCCCTCGGGCAGATGGACGATCTCCGCGAAGACGGCACCCGGCCGGAGCGCCTCCTCCGCGCGCAGGTGCGCCTCCACGTGGCGATGCAGCTCCGGATCCGCGTGGCAGAACCGCCCGAGCAATCGCATCCCCGAGGGGCCGGCGACTCCCTCCAGGGCCACCGAATAGTCACCCTCCGCGAGCCGCTCGGGCGTCCCGATGAGGGTGGCCATGACCGAGAGCGAGTCGGGCAGCCGCGGCGGCGTCCCGGGAAGGAGGGTGTCGAGCTCCTCGGGGGAGAGCTGGAGCTCCAGGGCCCCGGCGCGGCGCGCCTCGTCCACCTTGCGCAGGAGCAGTCCGGCCACCGCGGGGCGGACACTCACGGTGGGCTCGGGCGAGGGGAAGCGCAGACCTTCCAGGAGCGGCGCTCCCTCCGCCAGACGTTCATCCGCGTTGCCGAATCCAATCCCGGACTCCTCGTCCAGGGCCTCCAACAAGGGCACCTCACGCCCCTCGTAGCGCGAGCGGAAGGCGTCGCGGAAGCGAGCCAGTTCCTCGTCTTGCGGCAGGACGAGCCGGCGCAGCACCTCCACACCGCGCCACAGCTCGGCCGCCACGCGCCGGCCCAGGGTGGCTCCGGGCGCGGGCTTCACCATGTCCACCTGGAAGAGCCTGGGCAGCTCCACCGGGGCTGGCAGGCCCTCCAACCCTCGAGCCACGTCCCGGTAGCGCGAGGGAGGCACCCCGAGCCCCGCCGCATCGATTTCCGCCAGCACGTCGCGCGCGGCCTCCAACCTCGCCGCCGCGCCACCGCCCGGGGGAAGCCCGCGCAGCAGGGAGATCATCGCGTGGATGGGCTCCTCACCCGTCACGCGCGGAGGCAGGTCCGATTCGAGGAGCTGGGCCTCGATGAGCTGGTCGATGAACCCGGCGGCCTCCTCGGCGGAGATGTCCTCCGACACCAGGGCGGCGGCCAGCTCGCCGGGCTTCGCGCCGGGACGTGCGCGCTCGAGCGTCTCCAGCAGATAATCGGAGGGTTCCACGGCCACGAGGTGGTACGCGCGTGCCTTGCCCTCCAGATGGGCGCGTGCGTAACGCAGACGCCCGGCCGCGCGGTACAGACTGGAACCCGGCCGCCACGGCAGCGCGGCCCGAAGCTCCGGCTCCCGAGCCAACCCCTCGGCGAGCGCGAAGAGGTAGTCCATGTCCAGCCGCGTGTGTCGGCGGTAGGCCTCGCGGCCAGCGAGCCGCAGCCGGGTCTCCTCGCCGAGCAGGCCCATGGAGCAGCCGGCGAACAAGCCGAACGGCGTGGGACGCGAGCACAACCGCGACAGGTAGCGCACCAGCGCGCGCTCCACCTTCTGGCCCCGCTCGCCCTCCGGCGCCGACAGCCAGTACGGCAGACTCGCTTCCAGGTCCGGAGAGGCGATCCACAGCGCGTCGCGTACCTCCGGGCGCTCGAGCAGGACACGGAGCCGCTCCCGCACGCGTTCCCGGTCCCTCTGCACGGCGGCCCCGCTCTCCGAGGACCCGGAGCGCCAGGCCTCCAAGCCCTGGCCCCAGTCCAGCCACTCGGCGAGCGGGAGGAGCGGTGTGCGCAGCGCGAAGAAGCCGTCGGGATGGTGGGAGTGCGAATCGCTCACCGTCCCCGCTTATAGTCCAACGACCTCGCGACGCACAGGTGGCGGAGCCTCAACGACGGTGAAGGGCTCGCGCGTGGTTCGAATCGAAGGCCGAGACATTCATGCCGTGAAGCATGGGCTTTTCCACGATCAAGTTCCGCGAAGGTACGCGGCGGCCTATTCATTTCGCGAAGTCAACCCGTGCTACTGGAGACACATCATGACCTATCGCCATCTCGTCGACCCCGCGCTCGCGCCGATGCTCGAGAATGACTTCCCGACCCTCTCAGCGGCCAACCTGAAGGATGTCCGGGCCGCGGTGGTCCACCTGTTCGATTCGGGGCCCAGCCCGGCGATTCGCTCCGTGGTGCGGGTGCGCACCCGCGACGGAAGCCCGGATGTCCGTCTGATCATCCACACCCCTCACGGTGGTGGTACGAATCGACCGGCCATCTTCTTCATCCATGGCGGAGGCATGGTGCTCGGCGATGCGGCGATGGGCGAGAGCGTCCATGGAGCGCTCGCACTGCGGCATGAGGCCGTCGTCGTCTCCGTCGACTATCGCCTCGCGCCGGAGACGCCCTTTCCGGGCGCCATTGAAGATTGCTTCGCGGGCCTGAAGTGGCTGTTCGCCAATGCATCCGAACTCGGCGTCGACCCGTCCCGGGTGGTGCTGATGGGGGAGAGTGCCGGAGGGGGCCTGGCCGCGTCGCTCGCCCAGCTCTCGCGAGACGAGGGAGGCCCGCGGGCCCGCGCGCAGATCCTCATCTACCCGATGCTCGATCACCGCACGGGGAGCAAGGACGACCCGCACCCGAATCCCGTTACGGGCGAGTTCTCCTGGTCGCGCGAGAACAACCGCTTCGGCTGGAATGCGCTCCGCGGCGACTACGTCCCGACCGACGCGCGAGCAGGCCATTTCTCCGCGGCGCTCGGGCGGGACCTCTCCAACCTGCCGCCCGCCTTCATCGCGACGGGCTCGCTCGACCTCTTCTTCGAGGAGATACTCGAGTACTCGCGGCGGCTCTGCCGGGCGGGTGTGCCCGTCGAGCTCCACAGCTACCCCGGCGCCATCCATGGCTTCAACTCGGTGCCTGGCGCGTGGATGACGGAGAGCTTCAATCGGGACCTCGACGGCGCCTTGTCACGTGCTCTCGGCAAGAGGTGATGAGGGCGCGGCCTCCTGCTCGAGGTGAAGGGCGGACAAGGCGAAGGGCAGGTACACCAGCCCGAGTGGGTTGAAGTCGTGTTGCAGGATGCCGAGACGCGCCTCGCGAATGGCTGCCCCCAGCGGCAGCTTGCGCCGCAGGAATGCATCGAGGAACCGGCTGCCGAAGGCAACCGCCAGCGGCTCGAAGATGGTGACCTCGGTCCCGATGACTCCCGCGGCTCCGGCCCGCTCCACGAAGCCCGACACCAGCTCGATGGCCTGTTCGGGCTCGAGCTCGGTGGTGTGGCAGCCGTTGATGAAGACCAGCGGATGGCGCGCTGGTTCGCTCCATTGGATGCCATGGGTCCTCAGGTTGTCCCGGAAGATGTACGGGTCCTCGAGTGGGCCGACCTGGAGGTAGGGCGCGCGAGTCGTGGGGTCGATCCCCCCATGGCAGTAGAAGTACACGAGGTGGCCCGGCTGGCGCAGCAGCGTGAGGGTCTGCTTGCGGCTGCGGGCCACCTGGATGGGTGCGACGCCGGACAGGACCCGCAGCCGCGCGACATGGTTGTCGCGCAACACGAAGTTGGGATCCTCGGAGACGGCGATGAGCATTCCGGGAGTCTCACGGAAGCGCAGCACGCCGGGCAGGTCGAACTGCCCCTGCTCGCCCTGGGTCGCCATGCCGAAGGGCAGCGACAGGGTGTGCCGGAAGCCCCAGAAGCCGCTCGGGCAGACCACCTCCAGGTCTCCCCGGTGGGGACAGTCACCCTGGAAGCAGGCGCTCGTCTCCAGCGGTTCGCTGGCCGCCGAGGCGCGGACGAACGCATCACACAGGGCGAGCTCCTTCACCGCTGTATCGAGGGGATGGTCGTAGAAGATCGACAGGGGGACCAGGTGGCGGGCCCCCTGCCGCAGGGCGAGCTGGATCTGCCCGGGGCGGCGCATCCGCTCGCGCAGCGCGTCCGCTCCATTCGCCCCCTGGCCGAGCCGCTCGGCCAGCAGATCATAGAGGCGATAGCCAATGCGTGCCATCCGCACGAGGTCCTCGCGCAACCGAGACACCGATTGCGTGCCCTGGTAGCGGTAGGGGGGAGGTGGGGAGACCGCCTCGTAACGCTCCGTGCTTCCCCAGGAGGCCTGCCGGAAGGCCTGTCGCGACAGGGCAATCATCTCCTGGAGCATGGGGTCATCGAGGTGCACCGAGGCGTGGTAGTCACCGCCTCCCACGAAGCGGAAGCCATGGGTGCCCTGATCGCCGTCGTTGAGCAGCACACTGAGCGTGGCGGAGCCGAGCTCCCGCAGGTGGGAGGGATGGAGCGTCCGGGAGAGGGCGTAGTCCACCCGGGAGCGCAACGCACCGCTCTGTCGCTGGGGCTGCTTCGCCACGGTGAGCACCACGTCACGTGACTGCACCAGGAGTCCTTCGTGGTGGATGTTGCAGCGCAGCCGGTAGGAGCCGGGCTCCTGGGGCGTACGGACCGGGAAGAACAGCCGCCGGGCCAGCAGCTCCCGCGTCGCGAGTGGCGGCGGTACCCAGGCCGGGCACTCCACCACGATGCGGCCATCGCCCTCGATGCGCAGCACGCCCCGCTCCGCACCCGGCTGCAGCGCGAGCCCTCCCGGGTTGCTGAACAAGAGCACCTGGAGCCGTGCTCCGGCCGGCAGGTCCTCGGGGAGGGACACGGGCTGGACCTCGATGGACCCCTCGACGAGTGCACCCACCTCCAACCAGAAGCAATACGCGTGGTCGGTGACGAGGCACTGGTCCTGGCTCAGCGGGCTCTCGGGCCGTTCGGCCTCACTGAGGCCGGTGTTCACGAGCCGGAAGGGAGGCTCCGCGAAGGAGAAGTCCATGGGCGGCTGCGGGGGCGGGTTGGTGAAGCGCGCCACCGGCACCGCCTTGGGACCCGTCACCCCAGGGAGCGGAGAGCGGAACTCCCCGTCCTTCTCCCTCGGGGCACTTCTCCACGAGTTGGCCACCCGCTCGATGTCCGCCTTCCTCGAGGGCCTGCTCTGCTGGAGATGGCTCCAGAAGAACAGGTTGATGTGCCCCTCGCGCTCCAGGCTGACGATGACTCGCGTGAGCTCGGATGTGGAAGGGCGCCGGTATCCCTCCCTCCAATCCCGGAGGGAGGGTCTTCCCAGGGAGCGGAGGAGGTCATCCAGGAAGTCCCTCAACGCCTCTCCTGGGAACAGGGACTCGAGCAGCAGCGCCAGTTCCAGGTGCCGCTTGTCTGGGTTCGCCATGGTCGGTCCTTCTCCGCTCCAGCCTCACTCAGCCCGTGTCAGCGTTAGATGCCCTCGAGCTCCAGCAGGCCGCCCTCGTCGAGGAGGGTGGAATCGCCCGGCACGACACCGGTGGAGCTGTTGATCGCCATCGCGACGGCACCGGGCTGGGCGGTGAACAGGGTGATGTCCCCGTCCTTCACGCCCACCTCGAAGCACTTGAAGCCGAACACGAGCTGCTTGTCGCCCTTGTAGGTCACCGTGTTCTGCTGGCCCGCCGAGGCCTCCACCTTCAGCTTGCCGCCGACGACGTCCTGGAGCTGCGGCACATCGAGCTGGACGTCGCCGCCGCCCGACTTCTCGGCCGAGACGGTGAACTCGTTCGACTTGATGACCTCGGTAATCACATACAACCGGCCCTTGCCGAGCACGTACTGCTTCAGTACCGGGTTGTCGGCGTCCACCTCGGCCTTCTTGAGGAACTGCCCCACGGCCAGCGGCTCGACGGAGTCCGCGAGGACGTTGCTGAACTCGAAGCGCACCTTGCGCGCCTGTTGGTATTGGGCCTCGATGCCGGCCCCGGCGCCGAACTGCGCCAGGATGCCCTTGAGGATGTTGATTCCGATGCTCAGCGACAGGTTGTCCGTCTTCTGTCCGTTGATACCCGCGGCGGCCTGGTCGCGGGTGGTGACCGGGGGATCGGCGGGCGGCCGGGTGATGAGCTTCTCGAGAGAACCGAGGTACTCCACGGTCCCGTTCTGACGCCCCAGCAGGTGCAGCGGCTGGATGTTCTCACGCGGGAGCCGGACGACGTTGTAGCCGAGACGCTTGAGATAGGTGGTAGCGGGATCGGTGCACAAACCCATGGACTGCTCCTTCGAGAGTGATGAGGAAACATCCGGGGCTCCCCCCAGGGAACACCCGCCTGACGCGGGCGCTTGAACCTAGCACGCCACTTCGACTCGTCACTCACCTACAGCCACAGGGGAGGGAGGCCCGGGTAGGCGAGTGCCTCCAGGGGGCCGCACCGCCTCTACACCCGCACCCGTCAAACCACCGGGTAGACGGTGAAGCTTCGCCCATTGAGATACGCACTCCGGGCTCTGCGAGCTTGGGGGTTCTCTTGACGGATTTGTTGCTCGGCCCCCGGGCCCGTTCCACCACCATGCGCCGCTCGCGCTGCATGTGCAGTGCATCCACAGTTGAGGAGTCCATGTTCGCAAAGCGTTGTGTCCTGGGAAGCACCTCACTGGCGCTCGTGCTGGTTCCGCTCGTGTCGCTCGCCGAGTCTCCCGTCGTCATTCCTCCGAGCGCGGAGACACCCGTGTTGCACGGGTATGACGACGCACCGCGCACCCCGGACTCGGATGACCCGGCCATCTGGGTCCACCCGAGTCGTCCGGAGCGGGGCCTCGTCATTGGCGTGCTCAAGGAGGCCGGCCTGCAGGTCTACGATCTGCGGGGACGGGTGGTGCAGACGGTTCTGCCGCCGAACCGCCCGGCGCTCTCGGCCGAGGACCCCGCGGCTCCCGGTCCGAGGCCCGAGGCGGGGACCTCCGCGTGCCCGGAGAGCGAGAGCGGCGAGACGTTCGGACGCTTCAACAACGTGGACATCCAGTACGGCTTTCCGCTGCGCGGCGCGGATGGACGGGTCCGGAAGGTGGACCTGGCGGTGGTGACGGACCGTGGGTGTGACCGGCTTCGCATCTATGCCATCGAGCCCGGGCGCGCGGGCGGACCGCTGTTCGATGTCACCGCGCGCACGGCGGGGCGCGTCTTTCCAGAGCGGTACGTGCAGCCGTCTCCCTTCCAGCCCACCGGAGAGCCGGTGGGCTCGCGGCCCAATCCGCTGGATGACCAGAGCACGGCCTACGGGCTCGGGCTGTACCACGACCCCTCCGACCGCTTTCACGCGTTCGTGACGCAGCGCAGCCGCAGTGTGGTCGCCTGGCTCGAGTTGTACGAGGCGGGTACGGAGCAGGTGGGCTACCGGAAGGTGCGCGAGTTCCGTTTCAACCCGCGCTTCTCGCTCCCCGCGCCGGACGGCCGCGGACAGCTGTCGTGGTCGCCCTGCCGGGAGGAGCCGGCGGAGGATCCGCAGTTCGAGGGGCTCGTGGTGGACCAGCGGGAGGGCATCCTCTACGCGGCGCAGGAGGTGGTGGGGCTGTGGAAGGTGCCGCTGAGCGCGTCGCTCCCGCGCGTGGTGGACGTCCCGCCGAGCCGCCTCATCGAGCCGGTGAAGTCCTTCGGGGCTCCGTATTGGGCCGTCCCGGATGACGGCGAATACGCCTGTGAGCTGGAGGCTCCGGCCGAGGCGCCCGAGGGAACCATCGCCGTGCCGGGCAACCCGGCGGTAGGTGGCAAGCACCTGGAGGCGGACGTCGAGGGGCTCGCGCTGTACTACAGGGAGGACGAGGAGGGTTACCTCCTCGTCTCCAGCCAGGGAGACGACACGCTCCACATCTATGACCGCGAGGGGGGATGGACGCGCGAGCGCGGCAATCGCCATCTCGGGAGCTTCCAGGTGGAAGGCGTGGGCGAGACGGATGGGCATGACGTGGTGAACGTGCCCATGGGGCCCTATTTCCCGAGGGGGCTCGTCGTCCTGCAGACGGGCAAGGCCCCGCCACCGCCGAGCACCGAGCCGGTGAATGGCTACGAGTACGATGGCTCGACGCAGTTCAAGCTCGTGCGCTGGGACGACATCGCGGAGGCGGTGCCTCCCGGCTTCAAGGTGGACACGGACGGTTACGACCCGCGTGACCCGCACGACGACTGAGCCCCGAGAGGTGCCTTGACACCCTCCCGGGGCCCTCCAGGTGTCCGGCACTCAGGGCGAGCTGGCGGTCTTCTTCATGCAGTCGCGGAGCGCCCGCTCCCCGAACTGGTGCCGGAGGAGCTTCGTCCCCGCTTCGAGCCCCTGTTCCAGCCGGGTGTCACGCGCGGGGTCCTCGCCCCTGGCTCTGCTCAGGGCCAGGGCGTATCGCGAGCGGGATTCGCACAGCAGTGCGGCATTCCGCGTGTGCTGGCCCAGCATGAGGAGGGCGGCGCCGAGGTTGCCCTGGCGGGATGCCCACTCCTGGGGCGTCAGCTCGGGGAGCTCGACCTCGAGCGAGGCACGCAAGGCCTCCACCGCCTGCTGGAGCTGCGCCCGGTTGGGGCTCCGGCTCTCGAGCGCCAGCAGGGTGTTGCCCAGGGCGTATTGTGTCAGGGCCCAGTGCCAGGGAACTCGCTCCCGGGTCCTTTCCTCCAGGGCAGCCTGGTAGGCGGCCTTCGCCTCTTCGAGGAGGCGCGTCCCGGGTTGGCGCATTCCAAGCACCAGGAGTGTGTCTCCCAGGTGGGTCTGGGTCTCTGCCCACAATAGGGGCGCATGTTGCCGGGGCATCTCGCTCAGGGCCGAGCGATAGGCGGCGACGGCCCGCTCGAGGCCTGCCGTGCCGAGCTCTTGTGGATGGGGGCCCCTGAGGGTGTCTCCCCGGTTGGAGTGCTTCTTGGC contains:
- a CDS encoding lantibiotic dehydratase, yielding MSDSHSHHPDGFFALRTPLLPLAEWLDWGQGLEAWRSGSSESGAAVQRDRERVRERLRVLLERPEVRDALWIASPDLEASLPYWLSAPEGERGQKVERALVRYLSRLCSRPTPFGLFAGCSMGLLGEETRLRLAGREAYRRHTRLDMDYLFALAEGLAREPELRAALPWRPGSSLYRAAGRLRYARAHLEGKARAYHLVAVEPSDYLLETLERARPGAKPGELAAALVSEDISAEEAAGFIDQLIEAQLLESDLPPRVTGEEPIHAMISLLRGLPPGGGAAARLEAARDVLAEIDAAGLGVPPSRYRDVARGLEGLPAPVELPRLFQVDMVKPAPGATLGRRVAAELWRGVEVLRRLVLPQDEELARFRDAFRSRYEGREVPLLEALDEESGIGFGNADERLAEGAPLLEGLRFPSPEPTVSVRPAVAGLLLRKVDEARRAGALELQLSPEELDTLLPGTPPRLPDSLSVMATLIGTPERLAEGDYSVALEGVAGPSGMRLLGRFCHADPELHRHVEAHLRAEEALRPGAVFAEIVHLPEGRIGNLLCRPVLRQQEIAFLGNSGAPRESQLPLADLRLRVEGERVVLRSARLGREVIPRLTSAHNYGLRSLGVYRFLCALQAQGVVERLGWRWGVLEQSPFLPRVRCGRVVLARARWRLDTRELQSLGTLAGAALVEGLRTLVERRGLPRHVALVDGDNVLPLDLENVLCAETFVQLVKGRELAVLRELLPGPEALAVQGPEGAFVHELVVPFLRNPPEPSPTVAPQSSSTSVPKPRSFAPGSAWLYAKLYTGTASADVLLREHLAPFIEEVKDSGATGRWFFLRYGDPDWHVRLRFLGEPARLLGEVLPELSSRVESLTREGLVRRLVLDTYEREVERYGGDEGVELAERLFHHDSEAVLALMPMLAGGEEGADARWRLALYGCHRLLVELGLELEARLRVVRQARALMAHEHRLDKTLGAQLSARYREERRSLEELLLAPAGHPLAQGFGVLEHRSRALAPVVSELKALEQRGHLRVPLELLAGSYMHMHVNRMLRAAHRAQELVLYDFLSRLYESQAARARRLP
- a CDS encoding alpha/beta hydrolase, producing the protein MTYRHLVDPALAPMLENDFPTLSAANLKDVRAAVVHLFDSGPSPAIRSVVRVRTRDGSPDVRLIIHTPHGGGTNRPAIFFIHGGGMVLGDAAMGESVHGALALRHEAVVVSVDYRLAPETPFPGAIEDCFAGLKWLFANASELGVDPSRVVLMGESAGGGLAASLAQLSRDEGGPRARAQILIYPMLDHRTGSKDDPHPNPVTGEFSWSRENNRFGWNALRGDYVPTDARAGHFSAALGRDLSNLPPAFIATGSLDLFFEEILEYSRRLCRAGVPVELHSYPGAIHGFNSVPGAWMTESFNRDLDGALSRALGKR
- a CDS encoding CHAT domain-containing protein — encoded protein: MANPDKRHLELALLLESLFPGEALRDFLDDLLRSLGRPSLRDWREGYRRPSTSELTRVIVSLEREGHINLFFWSHLQQSRPSRKADIERVANSWRSAPREKDGEFRSPLPGVTGPKAVPVARFTNPPPQPPMDFSFAEPPFRLVNTGLSEAERPESPLSQDQCLVTDHAYCFWLEVGALVEGSIEVQPVSLPEDLPAGARLQVLLFSNPGGLALQPGAERGVLRIEGDGRIVVECPAWVPPPLATRELLARRLFFPVRTPQEPGSYRLRCNIHHEGLLVQSRDVVLTVAKQPQRQSGALRSRVDYALSRTLHPSHLRELGSATLSVLLNDGDQGTHGFRFVGGGDYHASVHLDDPMLQEMIALSRQAFRQASWGSTERYEAVSPPPPYRYQGTQSVSRLREDLVRMARIGYRLYDLLAERLGQGANGADALRERMRRPGQIQLALRQGARHLVPLSIFYDHPLDTAVKELALCDAFVRASAASEPLETSACFQGDCPHRGDLEVVCPSGFWGFRHTLSLPFGMATQGEQGQFDLPGVLRFRETPGMLIAVSEDPNFVLRDNHVARLRVLSGVAPIQVARSRKQTLTLLRQPGHLVYFYCHGGIDPTTRAPYLQVGPLEDPYIFRDNLRTHGIQWSEPARHPLVFINGCHTTELEPEQAIELVSGFVERAGAAGVIGTEVTIFEPLAVAFGSRFLDAFLRRKLPLGAAIREARLGILQHDFNPLGLVYLPFALSALHLEQEAAPSSPLAEST
- a CDS encoding gasdermin, with the protein product MGLCTDPATTYLKRLGYNVVRLPRENIQPLHLLGRQNGTVEYLGSLEKLITRPPADPPVTTRDQAAAGINGQKTDNLSLSIGINILKGILAQFGAGAGIEAQYQQARKVRFEFSNVLADSVEPLAVGQFLKKAEVDADNPVLKQYVLGKGRLYVITEVIKSNEFTVSAEKSGGGDVQLDVPQLQDVVGGKLKVEASAGQQNTVTYKGDKQLVFGFKCFEVGVKDGDITLFTAQPGAVAMAINSSTGVVPGDSTLLDEGGLLELEGI
- a CDS encoding phytase — its product is MFAKRCVLGSTSLALVLVPLVSLAESPVVIPPSAETPVLHGYDDAPRTPDSDDPAIWVHPSRPERGLVIGVLKEAGLQVYDLRGRVVQTVLPPNRPALSAEDPAAPGPRPEAGTSACPESESGETFGRFNNVDIQYGFPLRGADGRVRKVDLAVVTDRGCDRLRIYAIEPGRAGGPLFDVTARTAGRVFPERYVQPSPFQPTGEPVGSRPNPLDDQSTAYGLGLYHDPSDRFHAFVTQRSRSVVAWLELYEAGTEQVGYRKVREFRFNPRFSLPAPDGRGQLSWSPCREEPAEDPQFEGLVVDQREGILYAAQEVVGLWKVPLSASLPRVVDVPPSRLIEPVKSFGAPYWAVPDDGEYACELEAPAEAPEGTIAVPGNPAVGGKHLEADVEGLALYYREDEEGYLLVSSQGDDTLHIYDREGGWTRERGNRHLGSFQVEGVGETDGHDVVNVPMGPYFPRGLVVLQTGKAPPPPSTEPVNGYEYDGSTQFKLVRWDDIAEAVPPGFKVDTDGYDPRDPHDD